One genomic window of Halobacterium noricense includes the following:
- a CDS encoding DUF7512 family protein, whose protein sequence is MFGLENLSGPAQAVATVGVVLAEAFMLYLAYGLLSNTVGATVIDALGGD, encoded by the coding sequence ATGTTCGGACTCGAGAATTTGAGTGGGCCCGCGCAGGCTGTCGCCACCGTTGGGGTCGTCCTCGCGGAAGCCTTCATGCTGTACCTGGCGTACGGCCTGCTTAGTAACACGGTCGGCGCGACCGTCATCGACGCCCTCGGAGGTGACTAA